One stretch of Aquimarina sp. Aq107 DNA includes these proteins:
- a CDS encoding MBL fold metallo-hydrolase: protein MKLHAVKAGNFKLDGGAMFGVVPKVLWNKTNPADSNNLIDIAARCLLIEDGDRLILIDSGMGDKQSDKFFGYYSLWGDDNLDKSLKEKGFNRDDITDIFITHLHFDHCGGVVQWNKNKTGYELAFKNAKVWSNENHWSWATEPNAREKASFLKENILPIQESGHLHFISRTGETFQKNTELGFGVLFVDGHTEKQMIPHIKYKEKTIVFMADLLPTAGHIPLPYVMGYDTRPLLTLPEKKLFLENAALNNWYLFMEHDAHNEIITVQQTDKGVRYKETFTCNEIFN from the coding sequence ATGAAATTACATGCTGTAAAAGCAGGAAACTTTAAACTTGATGGGGGTGCCATGTTTGGCGTTGTTCCAAAAGTCCTGTGGAACAAAACAAATCCAGCCGATTCTAATAATCTAATCGATATTGCAGCAAGATGCCTGTTAATTGAAGATGGAGATCGACTAATTCTCATTGATTCTGGAATGGGAGATAAACAATCAGACAAATTTTTTGGATATTATTCTCTTTGGGGAGATGATAATTTAGATAAATCTCTAAAAGAAAAAGGATTCAATAGAGATGATATTACAGATATTTTTATTACCCATTTACATTTTGATCATTGCGGAGGTGTGGTACAATGGAATAAAAATAAAACTGGTTATGAATTAGCATTTAAAAATGCTAAAGTATGGAGTAATGAAAATCACTGGAGTTGGGCTACAGAACCTAATGCCAGAGAAAAAGCTTCTTTCTTAAAAGAAAATATTCTTCCTATTCAAGAAAGTGGACACCTTCATTTTATTTCTAGAACAGGAGAAACATTCCAAAAAAACACTGAATTAGGGTTTGGCGTATTATTTGTAGATGGTCACACAGAAAAACAAATGATCCCGCACATAAAATATAAAGAAAAAACAATTGTGTTTATGGCAGACTTATTGCCTACAGCTGGTCACATTCCATTACCTTATGTTATGGGGTATGATACTAGACCATTATTAACATTACCGGAGAAAAAATTATTTTTGGAAAATGCGGCCTTAAATAATTGGTATTTGTTTATGGAACACGATGCACATAATGAAATAATTACTGTACAACAAACCGATAAAGGTGTACGATACAAAGAAACTTTTACTTGTAATGAAATATTTAATTAA
- a CDS encoding M1 family metallopeptidase yields MISKIISIGFLVSVLGVSAQNNISYWQQHVDYKMNVDMNVENFQYKGTQELVYTNNSPDSLYQVFYHLYFNAFQPGSEMDVRSRNIEDPDPRVMDRISKLTPEEIGYLKVSSLKQNGKEVTYEIAGTVLEVQLNEPIAPGKKVTFSMNFDGQVPNQIRRSGRNSSEGVALSMTQWYPKMAEYDFEGWHADPYIAREFHGVWGNFDVTINIDKNYILGGSGYLQNPQEIGYGYEKSGTKVKRKGKKLSWHFIAPNVHDFTWAADPEYIHDVVQVPDGPVLHFLYKNKEEYLENWKKLQPKSVDLMKYFSATIGKYPYDQYSIIQGGDGGMEYAMCTLITGGRSYGSLVGVTAHEMAHAWFQHILATNEAKHEWMDEGFTSYISTLAMDKVMEQNKNNPMTGMYRGYFQLATSGIEQPQSTHADRYTRNGAYGASAYAKGAVFMAQLGYIIGEENLSKTIHRYFDEWKFKHPTPNDFKRIAEKVSGIQLDWYLTDWTQTTNTVDYGIKEVSEKGNTTSITLERIGLMPMPVDLYIEYIDGTKESFYIPLRMMRKNKTNPFPEMNRTILSDWTWTHPNYSLEISKPKSNIKSIEIDITKQMADINSNNNSFSQ; encoded by the coding sequence ATGATCTCTAAAATAATTTCAATTGGATTCTTAGTATCCGTTTTAGGTGTTTCGGCACAAAATAATATAAGTTATTGGCAACAACACGTTGATTACAAAATGAACGTGGATATGAATGTAGAAAATTTCCAGTATAAAGGAACACAAGAACTTGTATATACAAATAATTCTCCTGATTCATTATATCAAGTCTTTTATCATCTTTATTTCAATGCATTCCAACCGGGAAGTGAGATGGATGTGCGCTCTAGAAATATTGAGGATCCAGATCCTAGAGTAATGGACAGAATTAGTAAACTTACTCCAGAAGAAATAGGATACTTAAAAGTATCTTCTTTAAAACAAAACGGAAAAGAAGTAACCTATGAAATAGCTGGAACTGTCCTAGAAGTACAACTCAACGAACCTATTGCTCCTGGAAAAAAAGTTACTTTTTCAATGAATTTTGATGGGCAAGTTCCAAATCAAATACGCCGTTCAGGACGCAACAGTAGTGAGGGTGTAGCATTATCAATGACTCAATGGTATCCTAAAATGGCTGAGTATGATTTTGAAGGCTGGCACGCAGATCCTTATATAGCTAGAGAATTTCACGGGGTATGGGGTAACTTTGATGTTACTATAAACATAGATAAAAATTACATTTTAGGAGGATCTGGATATTTACAAAACCCGCAAGAAATAGGATATGGTTATGAAAAATCAGGAACTAAAGTAAAACGTAAAGGAAAAAAACTTTCTTGGCACTTTATAGCTCCTAATGTACATGATTTTACCTGGGCTGCAGATCCAGAATATATTCATGATGTAGTTCAGGTTCCTGACGGACCGGTACTTCATTTTTTATACAAAAACAAAGAAGAGTATCTAGAAAATTGGAAAAAATTACAGCCCAAATCTGTAGACTTAATGAAATATTTCAGTGCTACAATTGGAAAATATCCATATGACCAATATTCCATTATTCAAGGAGGAGATGGTGGAATGGAATACGCAATGTGTACTTTAATTACAGGTGGTAGGAGTTATGGAAGTCTGGTAGGAGTTACAGCTCACGAAATGGCCCATGCTTGGTTTCAACACATATTAGCTACAAATGAAGCGAAACATGAATGGATGGACGAAGGTTTTACAAGTTACATTTCTACATTAGCAATGGATAAAGTAATGGAACAAAACAAGAATAATCCAATGACAGGAATGTATCGAGGATATTTTCAATTGGCTACTTCTGGTATAGAACAACCTCAGTCCACACACGCTGACCGATATACTAGAAATGGAGCATACGGAGCTTCTGCATATGCCAAAGGAGCTGTTTTTATGGCACAACTTGGCTATATAATAGGAGAAGAAAATTTATCAAAAACAATCCATAGATATTTTGATGAATGGAAATTTAAGCACCCTACACCTAATGATTTTAAACGAATAGCAGAAAAAGTATCAGGGATACAACTAGATTGGTATCTTACAGATTGGACTCAAACTACAAATACAGTTGACTATGGAATAAAAGAAGTTTCAGAAAAAGGAAATACTACTTCAATTACATTAGAGCGTATTGGACTAATGCCAATGCCTGTTGATTTATATATAGAGTATATAGATGGAACTAAAGAATCCTTCTATATCCCACTAAGAATGATGAGAAAAAATAAAACTAATCCATTTCCTGAGATGAATCGTACAATTTTATCTGATTGGACTTGGACCCATCCGAACTATTCACTGGAAATATCTAAACCTAAATCTAATATAAAATCAATTGAAATTGACATTACTAAACAAATGGCTGATATCAATAGTAATAATAATAGTTTCTCTCAATAA
- a CDS encoding S8 family peptidase, whose translation MIPKSNKLLIASITSSIILSSCGTPAIVSTPIENIDSIPLKNIVLTETQLKNWNATDLIKDTIPGMSVNRAYNELIKNKVGQTVIVGVIDSGVDIEHEDLDDVIWTNPKEIKNNGKDDDQNGYIDDIHGWNFLGDSENENLEYTRIVKKLKPKYEGKNLASVASSDKEEYQMYIEAKADLEKEYQQALGSKNQYEQILQQVKPSHKKISEAIGKENYSQQELLAVKADTPEMEQHIALLSHMFGFLEEGDTIPDFIENLSDGVDYFTEQLNYHINVDFDGRTKVGDNVDDITDTNYGNNNVMGPNPDKEGIKHGTHVSGIIASERNNGKGVNGIAKNVEIMAIRAVPNGDEYDKDIALAIRYAVDNGAKVINTSFGKYYSTHPEWVRDAIKYAGENDVLIVNAAGNEGLDLDQKPVYPNDQIDNSSEISNNFITIGALNYEYGSNLVANFSNYGKNNVDAFAPGVKIWATTPSNTYEYLQGTSMAAPAVSGVAALIRSYYPKLKASQVKQILMDSGLSTTATVIVGDDETKSNKFTELSKSGKMVNLYNALILAEKLSK comes from the coding sequence ATGATTCCCAAGTCAAATAAATTACTAATTGCTTCAATAACATCATCAATTATATTAAGTAGTTGTGGAACTCCAGCTATAGTGTCCACTCCTATAGAAAATATTGATTCTATTCCATTAAAAAATATAGTATTAACCGAAACTCAATTAAAAAATTGGAATGCTACTGATTTAATAAAAGACACAATACCTGGAATGAGTGTTAACAGGGCATATAATGAACTAATCAAAAATAAAGTTGGTCAAACGGTTATCGTTGGAGTTATCGATAGTGGTGTTGACATTGAACACGAAGACTTAGATGATGTAATCTGGACTAATCCTAAGGAAATCAAAAATAATGGAAAAGACGATGATCAAAACGGATATATTGATGATATCCACGGTTGGAATTTCTTAGGAGATTCTGAAAATGAGAATCTTGAATATACCAGAATCGTAAAAAAATTAAAACCAAAATATGAAGGGAAAAATTTAGCTTCTGTTGCTTCTTCTGACAAAGAAGAATATCAAATGTATATAGAGGCTAAAGCTGATTTAGAAAAAGAATATCAACAAGCCCTTGGTAGTAAAAATCAATACGAACAAATTTTACAACAAGTAAAACCTTCTCATAAAAAGATTAGCGAGGCAATTGGTAAAGAAAATTATTCGCAACAGGAGCTACTTGCTGTAAAAGCTGACACGCCAGAAATGGAACAACACATTGCTTTACTTTCTCATATGTTTGGGTTTTTAGAAGAAGGAGATACCATACCAGATTTTATCGAAAACCTAAGTGATGGTGTGGATTATTTTACAGAACAACTAAACTATCATATCAATGTAGATTTTGATGGTAGAACTAAAGTTGGTGATAATGTAGATGACATAACTGATACTAATTATGGAAATAATAATGTTATGGGGCCTAATCCCGATAAAGAAGGGATAAAACACGGAACTCATGTCTCCGGAATTATAGCTTCTGAACGAAATAATGGAAAAGGAGTTAATGGTATCGCCAAAAATGTAGAAATAATGGCGATAAGGGCAGTTCCTAACGGTGATGAATATGATAAAGATATTGCTTTAGCGATTCGATATGCTGTAGACAATGGAGCTAAAGTTATTAATACAAGTTTTGGAAAATACTATTCTACACACCCAGAATGGGTTAGAGATGCTATTAAATATGCTGGGGAAAATGATGTGTTGATTGTTAATGCTGCTGGGAATGAAGGGTTGGATTTAGATCAAAAACCTGTATATCCAAATGATCAGATTGATAATTCGTCCGAAATTTCTAATAATTTTATTACAATAGGAGCTTTAAATTATGAATACGGATCTAATCTTGTAGCGAATTTCTCTAATTATGGAAAAAACAATGTAGATGCATTTGCACCTGGAGTTAAAATATGGGCCACAACTCCATCTAATACTTATGAATATCTACAAGGAACATCTATGGCTGCACCTGCAGTTTCTGGTGTTGCAGCTCTTATTAGATCTTATTATCCAAAATTAAAAGCTTCTCAAGTAAAACAAATATTAATGGATAGTGGATTAAGTACAACTGCCACCGTAATAGTAGGAGATGATGAAACTAAATCTAATAAATTTACAGAATTATCTAAATCTGGAAAAATGGTAAATTTATATAATGCTTTGATTTTGGCCGAAAAACTATCAAAATAA
- a CDS encoding endonuclease has product MKLKYLLTITFLLCPLLVIISQEKKTYKVNTIAFYNVENLFDTEDDPITYDDDRTPNGKDHWTEDIYKDKLKNMAKVISEIGADVTKNAPAIIGVAEIENRKVLEDLANEPVLLPKDYGIVQFDSPDRRGIDVALLYQKALFRPINTSKHELLIYNTNDPTKRVYTRDQLLVSGYLDGDLVHVIVNHWPSRSGGEARSRRKREKAAELNKKIIDSLFDIDPYAKIITMGDLNDDPDNSSVKKVLGAKAEKEDVKLKELYNPMYNMSKKGIGSLAWRDSWNLFDQIIISKGLLDKDYSSYKYYKAGVYNKNYLANPRGRYKGYPYRSFANGAYTGGYSDHFPVYVYLIKENNK; this is encoded by the coding sequence ATGAAATTAAAATATTTGCTTACCATAACATTCTTATTATGTCCTTTGCTTGTTATTATTTCTCAAGAAAAGAAAACGTACAAAGTTAATACAATTGCTTTTTATAATGTTGAAAATCTGTTTGATACAGAAGATGATCCTATTACTTATGACGATGATAGGACACCTAATGGAAAAGATCATTGGACTGAAGACATCTATAAAGATAAGCTAAAAAATATGGCTAAAGTAATTTCTGAAATAGGTGCTGATGTAACAAAAAATGCTCCTGCAATTATAGGAGTTGCAGAAATAGAAAACAGAAAAGTATTGGAAGACTTAGCTAATGAGCCTGTCCTTTTACCAAAGGATTACGGTATTGTTCAGTTTGACTCGCCAGATCGAAGAGGTATAGATGTTGCCTTATTATATCAAAAAGCACTATTTAGACCAATCAATACCAGTAAACACGAGTTATTAATCTATAATACAAATGACCCTACTAAAAGAGTATATACAAGAGATCAATTATTAGTTAGTGGATACTTAGACGGAGATTTAGTACATGTTATTGTGAATCACTGGCCATCTAGAAGTGGAGGTGAAGCTAGAAGTCGACGCAAAAGAGAAAAAGCAGCTGAACTAAATAAAAAGATTATTGATTCACTTTTTGACATAGATCCATATGCTAAAATTATAACAATGGGAGATCTTAATGATGATCCTGATAACTCTAGTGTAAAAAAAGTATTAGGAGCTAAAGCCGAAAAAGAAGATGTAAAACTAAAAGAGTTATACAATCCAATGTATAACATGTCTAAAAAGGGAATAGGATCTCTTGCTTGGAGAGATAGTTGGAATTTATTTGATCAAATTATTATATCTAAAGGATTACTTGATAAAGATTATAGTTCTTACAAATACTACAAAGCAGGAGTTTATAATAAAAACTATTTAGCTAATCCAAGAGGCAGGTATAAAGGATATCCATATCGAAGTTTTGCAAATGGAGCATATACTGGAGGATATAGTGATCACTTTCCGGTTTATGTATATCTAATAAAAGAAAACAATAAATAA
- a CDS encoding sodium:proton antiporter, with protein MVELAGIIILGILAQWVAWKFKIPAILPLILIGLLVGPIATLYTGDGTKLIQPIYNGIEGLFPGESLFYFVSLAISIILFEGGLTLRRDEILNVGPVILKLITVAVVVTFFGAGLAAHFIFGLSWPISFLFSSLIIVTGPTVITPILRNIPLKKDISAVLKWEGILIDPIGALVAVLVFEFISVGEGEAFTKKAFIEFGKIVLFGFTFGFTFAYGLAFGIKKKIIPHYLLNVFTLAVVLGVFVLSDVFAHESGLLSVVVMGMVLGNINLPNFEELLYFKESLSVLLISILFILLSANINIEELQLIFNWNAILLFAAVVFIVRPLGVFLSSINSGLKINEKLFISWVGPRGIVAAGIASLFGLKLAKNGVPEAEYITPLVFMIVLGTVLLNATTARLFAKVAGVFLTKSEGILIIGASKVSRLIATYLKSNQRHVVLVDSNRENIKKAKTLGLDALEGSIYNDQLKNNIELNDIGFLMALTGNSDINKFAINQFRDQFGENGSFRLVSSEEMNDPENNPNEGLFSHTDDYDKLMNLAEKYPGIQEINIDDKSHYDSLINLIKQDEDIIPLFIKDSTNTIRIISAYSEKMEEINGDSFLVYIGKPIDVEEISLLDEK; from the coding sequence ATGGTAGAACTAGCAGGTATAATCATCTTAGGAATTTTGGCACAATGGGTGGCTTGGAAATTTAAAATCCCGGCAATTTTACCTCTTATCTTAATTGGGCTTTTGGTGGGACCGATTGCAACGCTATATACTGGAGATGGCACTAAATTAATTCAACCTATTTATAATGGAATAGAAGGTTTGTTTCCTGGAGAGAGTTTATTTTATTTTGTTTCTTTAGCTATAAGCATTATTCTCTTTGAAGGTGGTTTAACTCTAAGAAGAGATGAAATCCTAAATGTTGGCCCGGTAATTCTTAAATTAATCACTGTAGCCGTTGTAGTAACTTTTTTTGGAGCTGGATTGGCAGCTCATTTTATTTTTGGTTTAAGTTGGCCAATATCATTTTTGTTCTCTTCTTTAATTATTGTAACGGGTCCCACAGTAATAACCCCTATTTTAAGGAACATACCATTAAAAAAGGATATTTCTGCTGTATTAAAGTGGGAAGGAATTCTTATTGATCCAATTGGAGCGTTGGTGGCTGTTTTAGTTTTTGAATTTATAAGTGTTGGAGAAGGAGAGGCATTTACAAAAAAAGCTTTTATAGAGTTCGGTAAAATAGTTTTATTTGGTTTTACTTTTGGTTTCACCTTTGCTTATGGTTTGGCTTTTGGAATTAAGAAAAAAATAATTCCACATTATTTATTAAATGTTTTCACCCTTGCTGTAGTGTTAGGGGTTTTCGTATTATCAGATGTGTTTGCACACGAATCAGGTTTATTGTCTGTAGTGGTAATGGGTATGGTATTAGGTAATATTAACCTTCCTAACTTTGAAGAGTTATTATATTTTAAGGAATCATTGAGTGTTTTACTAATTTCGATATTATTTATTCTTCTTTCGGCTAATATTAATATTGAAGAACTACAATTAATATTCAATTGGAATGCTATTTTACTTTTTGCAGCAGTTGTTTTTATTGTCAGGCCATTAGGTGTTTTTCTTAGTTCAATTAATTCGGGACTAAAGATTAACGAAAAGTTATTTATTAGCTGGGTTGGGCCAAGAGGAATTGTAGCGGCAGGTATTGCCTCCTTATTTGGTCTAAAACTTGCTAAAAATGGAGTGCCTGAGGCAGAGTATATTACACCATTAGTTTTTATGATAGTGCTGGGAACAGTTCTTTTAAATGCAACAACGGCAAGATTGTTTGCTAAAGTTGCAGGTGTATTTCTTACAAAATCTGAAGGGATTTTAATTATCGGAGCATCAAAAGTTTCACGATTAATAGCCACATATCTTAAGAGTAATCAAAGACATGTAGTATTAGTTGATAGTAATCGAGAAAATATTAAAAAGGCCAAAACTTTAGGTTTAGATGCATTAGAAGGAAGTATTTATAATGATCAATTAAAGAACAATATAGAATTAAATGATATTGGGTTTTTAATGGCACTAACAGGAAATAGTGATATTAATAAGTTTGCTATTAATCAATTTAGAGATCAATTTGGAGAAAATGGATCTTTTAGACTAGTTAGTTCTGAGGAAATGAATGATCCGGAAAATAATCCTAATGAAGGTTTATTTTCTCATACAGATGATTATGATAAGCTAATGAACTTAGCCGAAAAATATCCAGGTATCCAAGAAATTAATATTGATGATAAATCGCATTATGATTCATTAATCAATTTAATTAAACAAGATGAAGATATTATTCCTTTGTTTATCAAAGATTCCACGAATACAATCAGAATTATATCAGCATACAGCGAAAAGATGGAGGAAATTAATGGGGATAGTTTTTTAGTTTATATAGGAAAACCTATTGACGTAGAAGAAATAAGTTTACTCGATGAAAAGTAA